From the genome of Phreatobacter cathodiphilus, one region includes:
- a CDS encoding PilZ domain-containing protein — MKMQTVFADDIRVERRAEPRVIMSLAGTCQLAALRDETGKRREFACRAINMSSQALMLATPARATMGDGATAYIPSFGKLSGRVIRVLDGGFVMSLMVNETQRQRIAKRLAWLQEHQAHDTRDLRQHARIVPREPFGQITFADGSCLSCLVMDMSVTGAALSADIVPDLHTLLVVGRVPARVCRHFPEGFAVAFLEELPPGSLEQLLLGT, encoded by the coding sequence ATGAAAATGCAGACCGTCTTCGCCGACGACATCCGCGTGGAGCGCCGCGCCGAGCCACGCGTCATCATGAGCCTCGCCGGCACCTGCCAGCTCGCCGCCTTGCGCGACGAGACCGGCAAGCGTCGCGAATTCGCCTGCCGCGCCATCAACATGTCCAGCCAGGCGCTGATGCTGGCGACGCCGGCCCGCGCCACCATGGGCGACGGCGCCACCGCCTATATCCCGAGCTTCGGCAAGCTCTCCGGCCGCGTCATCCGCGTCCTCGACGGCGGCTTCGTCATGAGCCTGATGGTGAACGAGACGCAGCGGCAGAGGATCGCCAAGCGCCTCGCCTGGCTGCAGGAGCACCAGGCGCACGACACCCGCGACCTCCGCCAGCACGCGCGCATCGTGCCGCGCGAGCCCTTCGGCCAGATTACGTTCGCCGACGGCAGCTGCCTGTCCTGCCTCGTCATGGACATGTCGGTGACCGGTGCCGCGCTCTCGGCCGACATCGTGCCGGATCTCCACACGCTGCTTGTGGTCGGGCGGGTCCCGGCCCGCGTCTGCCGGCACTTCCCCGAGGGCTTCGCCGTCGCCTTCCTCGAGGAGCTGCCGCCCGGCAGCCTCGAACAGCTTCTCCTCGGCACCTGA
- the purN gene encoding phosphoribosylglycinamide formyltransferase, protein MAALIEAAREPDYPAEIALVVSNVPGAGGLARAEAEGIATATVDHRAFGRDREAFERAVQAVLDAHAIDIVCLAGFMRILTPWFVAQWEGRMINIHPALLPAYKGLDTHARALADGATEHGATVHFVTPGMDEGETILQEAVPVLPGDTAESLARRVLEVEHRIYPQALRMIATDYTLL, encoded by the coding sequence ATGGCGGCGCTGATCGAGGCGGCGCGGGAACCGGACTATCCGGCAGAGATCGCGCTCGTCGTCTCCAACGTGCCGGGCGCGGGCGGCCTCGCCCGGGCCGAGGCGGAGGGCATCGCCACCGCCACCGTCGACCACCGCGCCTTCGGCCGCGACCGCGAGGCCTTCGAGCGCGCCGTGCAGGCGGTGCTGGACGCGCATGCGATCGACATCGTCTGCCTCGCCGGCTTCATGCGCATCCTGACGCCCTGGTTCGTGGCGCAGTGGGAGGGCCGGATGATCAACATCCACCCTGCCCTGCTGCCCGCCTACAAGGGGCTCGACACCCATGCGCGGGCTCTCGCCGACGGCGCGACCGAGCACGGCGCGACGGTGCATTTCGTCACGCCGGGCATGGACGAGGGCGAGACCATCCTGCAAGAGGCGGTGCCGGTGCTGCCGGGCGACACGGCGGAGAGCCTCGCCCGCCGCGTGCTGGAGGTGGAGCACCGCATCTATCCGCAGGCGCTGCGGATGATCGCGACGGACTATACCCTTCTCTGA
- the purM gene encoding phosphoribosylformylglycinamidine cyclo-ligase, whose product MTDTPYPKNGLTYAEAGVDIDAGNRMVDMIKPLVRATARPGADAEIGGFGGLFDLKAAGFTDPVLVAANDGVGTKIKIAIETGRHDTIGIDLVAMCVNDLVVQGAEPLFFLDYFATGKLSPEAAAQVVKGIALGCRQAGCALIGGETAEMPGLYADGDYDLAGFSVGAAERGTLLPRRDVAPGDVVLGLPSSGVHSNGYSLVRKIAAVSGLGWDAPAPFEPSRSLGEALLEPTRIYVKSIMAVHRGTGALKALAHITGGGFVDNIPRVLPEGTGAEIDLSAIAVPKVFGWLAGVGGLAQAEMVRTFNCGIGMVIVVAEAEAAKVTEAFSLTGETVVRLGRITEAAAEPRVTFTGALAL is encoded by the coding sequence GTGACCGACACTCCCTACCCGAAGAACGGACTGACCTATGCCGAGGCCGGCGTCGACATCGACGCGGGCAATCGCATGGTCGACATGATCAAGCCGCTGGTGCGGGCGACCGCGCGCCCCGGCGCCGATGCCGAGATCGGCGGCTTCGGCGGCCTGTTCGACCTGAAGGCGGCCGGGTTCACCGATCCGGTTCTGGTGGCGGCCAACGACGGCGTCGGCACCAAGATCAAGATCGCCATCGAGACCGGGCGGCACGACACGATCGGCATCGACCTCGTCGCCATGTGCGTCAACGACCTGGTGGTGCAGGGCGCCGAGCCGCTGTTCTTCCTCGATTACTTCGCCACCGGCAAATTGTCGCCGGAGGCCGCCGCCCAGGTGGTCAAGGGAATTGCGCTGGGCTGCCGGCAGGCGGGCTGCGCCCTGATCGGCGGCGAGACGGCGGAGATGCCCGGGCTCTATGCCGACGGCGACTACGACCTCGCCGGCTTCTCGGTCGGCGCGGCCGAGCGCGGCACGTTGCTGCCGCGCCGCGACGTGGCCCCCGGGGACGTGGTGCTGGGCCTGCCCTCCTCCGGCGTCCATTCCAACGGCTATTCGCTGGTGCGCAAGATCGCGGCGGTGTCGGGCCTCGGATGGGACGCCCCCGCCCCCTTCGAGCCCTCGCGCAGCCTCGGCGAGGCGCTGCTGGAGCCGACCCGCATCTATGTGAAGAGCATCATGGCGGTTCATCGCGGCACCGGGGCGCTCAAGGCGCTCGCCCACATCACCGGCGGCGGCTTCGTCGACAACATTCCGCGGGTGCTGCCGGAGGGGACCGGGGCCGAAATCGACCTCTCCGCCATCGCGGTGCCGAAGGTGTTCGGCTGGCTGGCCGGTGTCGGCGGCCTCGCCCAGGCGGAGATGGTGCGGACCTTCAACTGCGGCATCGGCATGGTGATCGTCGTGGCGGAGGCCGAGGCGGCGAAGGTCACGGAGGCGTTCAGCCTCACCGGGGAGACGGTGGTCAGGCTCGGCCGGATCACCGAGGCGGCGGCCGAGCCGCGCGTCACCTTCACCGGGGCGCTGGCGCTGTGA
- a CDS encoding NADP-dependent malic enzyme translates to MTKSITDDLKSGALVYHRLPRPGKLEIQATKPLGNQRDLALAYSPGVAAACEAIVADPAQAAELTIRANLVAVVSNGTAVLGLGDIGPLAGKPVMEGKAVLFKKFAGIDVFDIEIDAREVDRIVDVVAALEPTFGGINLEDIKAPECFEVERRLRERMGIPVFHDDQHGTAIIVAAAVTNALALMGKSIEDVKIVASGAGAAAIACLNLLRELGARVENIWVSDIEGVVYKGREKLMDPYKAVYAKDTNARTLGDIIGDADIFLGLSAAGVLKPEMVQRMAAGPLIMALANPNPEIMPEEARAAKPDAMICTGRSDYPNQVNNVLCFPYIFRGALDCGATAINEPMKLAAVRAIAGLAREAPSDVVARAYGGEVGTFGAGNLIPSPFDPRLILRIAPAVAKAAMETGVATRPIADFKAYEAELSRFVFRSGLLMKPVFDKARQNPKRVIYAEGEDERILRAAQVVVEEGLAFPVLIGRPAVVEQRLERFGLSLKPGKDFELIDPQSDPRYRDYVATYHDRTGRKGVTPDAARTIIRTSNSAIAAVALERGDADAMICGVEGRFTTHLRHIRQVIGLKEGANGLAALSLLITSKGPLFLADTHVTADPSPDELADMVCTAAEHVRRFGLEPKIALVSHSDFGSHDDDQVVKMQKALKIIRERAPGLEVEGEMHADSALLPELRERVFPQSRLQGVANVLIMPNMSAANIAFQVIKVLADALPVGPILVGQARPAHILTASVTARGVVNMTALAVVEAQEQDEERNL, encoded by the coding sequence ATGACAAAGTCGATCACGGACGATCTCAAATCCGGCGCCCTCGTCTATCATCGGCTGCCGCGGCCGGGAAAGCTCGAGATCCAGGCGACCAAGCCGCTCGGCAACCAGCGCGACCTCGCGCTCGCCTATTCCCCGGGCGTCGCCGCGGCCTGCGAGGCCATCGTCGCAGACCCCGCCCAGGCGGCGGAGCTCACGATCCGCGCCAATCTCGTCGCCGTCGTCTCCAACGGCACCGCGGTGCTCGGCCTCGGCGACATCGGGCCCCTCGCCGGCAAGCCGGTCATGGAGGGCAAGGCGGTCCTGTTCAAGAAATTTGCCGGCATCGACGTCTTCGACATCGAGATCGACGCCCGCGAGGTCGACCGCATCGTCGACGTGGTGGCGGCGCTCGAGCCGACTTTCGGCGGCATCAACCTTGAGGACATCAAGGCCCCGGAATGTTTCGAGGTGGAGCGGCGCCTGCGTGAGCGGATGGGAATTCCGGTCTTCCACGACGACCAGCACGGCACCGCCATCATCGTCGCCGCCGCCGTCACCAATGCGCTCGCGCTGATGGGCAAGTCCATCGAAGACGTCAAGATCGTCGCCTCCGGCGCGGGTGCCGCCGCCATCGCCTGCCTGAACCTGCTGCGCGAACTCGGGGCGCGGGTCGAGAACATCTGGGTCTCGGACATCGAGGGCGTCGTCTACAAGGGCCGCGAGAAGCTCATGGACCCCTACAAGGCGGTCTATGCCAAGGACACCAACGCCCGCACCCTCGGCGACATCATCGGCGATGCCGACATCTTCCTCGGCCTGTCGGCGGCCGGCGTCCTGAAGCCGGAGATGGTCCAGCGCATGGCGGCCGGGCCTCTCATCATGGCGCTGGCCAATCCCAACCCGGAGATCATGCCGGAGGAGGCCCGCGCAGCGAAGCCCGACGCCATGATCTGTACCGGGCGGTCGGATTATCCGAACCAGGTCAACAACGTCCTCTGCTTTCCCTACATCTTCCGCGGCGCGCTCGATTGCGGCGCCACCGCCATCAATGAGCCGATGAAGCTCGCCGCCGTCCGCGCCATTGCGGGCCTGGCCCGCGAGGCGCCGTCGGACGTGGTCGCCCGCGCCTATGGCGGCGAGGTCGGCACCTTCGGCGCCGGCAATCTCATTCCCTCGCCCTTCGATCCGCGCCTCATCCTGCGCATCGCGCCGGCGGTCGCGAAGGCGGCGATGGAGACCGGCGTCGCCACCCGGCCGATCGCCGACTTCAAGGCCTATGAGGCCGAGCTGTCGCGCTTCGTCTTCCGCTCAGGCCTCCTGATGAAGCCGGTCTTCGACAAGGCGCGGCAGAACCCCAAGCGCGTCATTTATGCCGAAGGTGAGGACGAGCGCATCCTGCGCGCCGCTCAGGTCGTCGTGGAGGAGGGGCTGGCCTTCCCCGTGCTGATCGGCCGGCCCGCCGTGGTGGAACAGCGGCTCGAGCGCTTCGGCCTGTCGCTGAAGCCGGGCAAGGATTTTGAGCTGATCGATCCCCAGTCCGACCCGCGCTACCGCGATTATGTCGCGACCTATCACGACCGCACGGGACGCAAGGGCGTGACCCCGGATGCGGCCCGCACGATCATCCGCACGTCCAACTCGGCCATTGCCGCGGTGGCGCTGGAGCGTGGCGATGCCGACGCCATGATCTGCGGGGTCGAGGGGCGCTTCACCACCCATTTGCGCCACATCCGTCAGGTCATCGGTCTGAAGGAGGGCGCCAACGGGCTCGCCGCCCTGTCGCTGCTCATCACCTCCAAGGGTCCGCTCTTCCTCGCCGACACCCATGTCACCGCCGATCCGAGCCCGGACGAACTCGCCGACATGGTCTGCACCGCAGCCGAGCACGTGCGCCGCTTCGGGCTCGAGCCGAAGATCGCCCTCGTCTCCCATTCCGATTTCGGCAGCCACGACGACGATCAGGTCGTGAAGATGCAGAAGGCGCTGAAGATCATCCGGGAGCGCGCGCCCGGCCTCGAGGTGGAGGGCGAGATGCACGCCGATTCGGCGCTGCTTCCCGAGCTCCGCGAGCGGGTCTTCCCGCAATCGCGCCTCCAGGGGGTGGCCAATGTCCTCATCATGCCCAACATGTCGGCGGCCAACATCGCCTTCCAGGTGATCAAGGTCCTGGCTGACGCCCTGCCGGTCGGGCCCATACTCGTCGGTCAGGCGCGGCCTGCCCACATCCTCACAGCGTCGGTCACGGCGCGCGGCGTCGTCAACATGACGGCGCTCGCCGTGGTGGAGGCGCAGGAGCAGGACGAGGAAAGAAACCTGTAA
- a CDS encoding EAL domain-containing protein, with protein MSALLVAGLPLAGYFLAEAWLYRSLKTLVTTTAEMILGRMDNAVDRATLSLKEAQGLRIENCDAGERETLRVLVFESPVLKEIAVIGPDGRIRCNNIGSLVQITAASTPFATRDPNLSLAIALTRGPHGRALRLTLASPSGVMTGGIIAVGLFVPYTEVQTSDLGLGVDIELVPGGRLVSVHGPGGVAGTPDVKATVQSSVYPVRVEVAASSGSWRQQKGWVVGAAVGGGLGFGIGLAGLVLFGWRERGPVADMYRALRNGEFIPHYQPLIDLDTGRILGCEVLVRWRKPDGRLIPPGAFIGEAERSGFIFPLTLALMRQAAEELGPTYAGRPDLKCGFNLCAAHFRDERIVGDVVSIFSHSDVKLSQVLLEVTERDPLPDMDAARAIIARFQEMGVRVALDDVGTGHGGMSYLLKLRVDVMKIDKLFIDALGAERQSTAIVDSLIDLAAHLNMEVIAEGVETFEQVEALRRRGVRSAQGYVFAPPLPGSSYCQLVQAMEPATVQREPLRKSLRG; from the coding sequence GTGTCTGCGCTTCTGGTCGCCGGCCTGCCTCTGGCCGGCTATTTCCTGGCCGAGGCCTGGCTCTACCGCAGCCTGAAAACCCTTGTGACCACCACCGCGGAGATGATCCTCGGCCGGATGGACAACGCCGTGGACCGGGCGACCCTGTCGCTCAAGGAGGCGCAGGGCCTTCGCATCGAGAACTGCGACGCGGGAGAGCGTGAAACGCTGCGGGTGCTGGTCTTCGAATCGCCCGTCCTCAAGGAGATCGCGGTCATCGGTCCCGACGGCCGCATCCGCTGCAACAATATCGGCAGCCTGGTGCAGATCACGGCAGCCTCCACGCCCTTCGCCACCCGTGATCCCAACCTGTCGCTGGCCATCGCGCTGACCCGCGGCCCTCACGGCCGCGCCTTGCGCCTGACTCTCGCATCGCCCTCCGGTGTCATGACGGGAGGCATCATCGCCGTCGGTCTGTTCGTGCCCTATACCGAGGTCCAGACCTCTGACCTCGGCCTCGGCGTCGACATCGAACTGGTCCCGGGAGGCCGGCTCGTGTCGGTGCACGGGCCCGGTGGCGTGGCCGGGACGCCAGACGTGAAAGCCACGGTGCAGTCGAGTGTCTATCCCGTCCGGGTCGAGGTCGCGGCGTCCTCCGGATCCTGGCGCCAGCAGAAGGGCTGGGTCGTGGGGGCGGCGGTGGGCGGCGGGCTCGGCTTCGGCATCGGCCTCGCCGGTCTCGTCCTGTTCGGCTGGCGCGAGCGCGGTCCGGTGGCCGACATGTACCGGGCCCTGCGCAACGGGGAGTTCATTCCCCACTACCAGCCCCTCATCGATCTCGACACCGGCAGAATCCTCGGCTGCGAGGTTCTCGTCCGCTGGCGGAAGCCCGATGGCAGGCTGATCCCACCCGGTGCCTTCATCGGCGAAGCGGAGCGCTCCGGCTTCATCTTCCCGCTCACCCTCGCCTTGATGCGCCAGGCCGCCGAGGAACTGGGGCCGACCTATGCCGGTCGTCCCGACCTCAAATGCGGGTTCAACCTCTGTGCAGCCCATTTTCGCGACGAACGGATCGTCGGTGATGTGGTCTCCATCTTCTCCCATTCCGACGTCAAGCTCTCGCAGGTTCTGCTCGAGGTGACCGAGCGCGATCCCTTGCCCGACATGGACGCTGCCCGGGCCATCATCGCCCGGTTCCAGGAGATGGGCGTCAGGGTGGCCCTCGACGATGTCGGCACCGGCCACGGCGGCATGAGCTATCTGCTGAAGCTCAGGGTCGACGTGATGAAGATCGACAAGCTCTTCATCGACGCGCTGGGGGCGGAGCGCCAGTCCACCGCCATCGTCGACAGCCTCATCGACCTCGCCGCTCACCTCAACATGGAGGTGATCGCCGAGGGCGTCGAAACCTTCGAACAGGTGGAGGCTCTGCGCCGACGCGGCGTCCGTTCGGCCCAGGGCTATGTCTTTGCCCCGCCGCTGCCGGGTTCCTCCTATTGCCAGCTCGTCCAGGCCATGGAGCCGGCGACCGTGCAGCGCGAGCCCTTGCGCAAGTCCCTGCGCGGCTGA
- a CDS encoding lytic transglycosylase domain-containing protein: MPVCLAPTAPRIRLSLWAGVALTTLILAGCARGEVSGGDGAGQAAGGEMMTAQLTSYAAADPETTASISREQQVWRPAGGAASEADVAALGRVAAAARRGSAEQATAARDQIRDPVAKVLAEWMILRAIDTVGFERQAAFLRANPAFPASQRIRLRAEGSLLDNNAGPDAVRAFFQGNPPRSAKGRIAYAIALKRAGDGARALRLAKEVWHESDLSSDSEERLLAVFGSSLTAADHKMRLDRMLHENEPATALRAAQRLGGGQTALARAFLAVGGQKPNGGALLAQVPASLHRDPAYLFARAQWLRREDRAAEAAAILVSAPRDPAVLGKAEDWWVERRAMVRKLLDAGQARTAYQVAATHAVRSGGHRVDAEAHAGWLALRHLNDPATAIRHFEAARQAATTPMSQSRASYWLGRAHEAAGHQGPARAHYEAAARHATHYYGQLARAKLGLADLPIRRPQSTTPASAAYAHALSLLYRLDERDMARAILADLGMRASDHGTLNAAAEVAARARDARGVVTLGKLANNRGLPFDLHAFPTHGIPNYAHVGPEVDRAVVYAIARQESTFDHRAVSHAGARGLLQLMPATARATARSHGLPFDQGRLTSDPAYNARLGAAHLGELVAEFNGSYILTFVAYNAGRSRAREWIQKYGDPRDPRVDPVDWVERIPFTETRNYVQRVMENVQVYRARLGGGSALRIEADLRRGRPN; encoded by the coding sequence ATGCCCGTTTGCCTGGCCCCGACCGCCCCCCGCATCCGTCTGTCCCTCTGGGCCGGCGTCGCCCTGACCACCCTGATCCTCGCCGGCTGCGCCCGCGGCGAGGTGTCGGGCGGCGATGGGGCCGGCCAGGCCGCGGGCGGCGAGATGATGACGGCCCAGCTCACGAGCTATGCGGCGGCCGATCCCGAGACCACGGCATCGATCTCGCGGGAGCAGCAGGTCTGGCGCCCCGCCGGGGGAGCGGCGAGCGAGGCGGACGTCGCGGCCCTCGGCCGGGTGGCGGCCGCGGCGCGGCGCGGCTCTGCCGAGCAGGCGACCGCCGCCCGCGACCAGATCCGCGACCCCGTCGCCAAGGTGCTGGCGGAATGGATGATCCTGCGCGCCATCGACACCGTCGGCTTCGAGCGGCAGGCGGCCTTCCTGCGCGCCAATCCGGCCTTTCCGGCGAGCCAGCGCATCCGGCTCCGAGCGGAGGGCTCGCTTCTCGACAACAATGCCGGCCCGGACGCGGTGCGCGCCTTCTTCCAGGGCAATCCGCCGCGCTCGGCCAAGGGGCGCATCGCCTATGCCATCGCGCTGAAGCGCGCAGGCGACGGCGCCCGCGCCCTCAGGCTCGCGAAGGAGGTCTGGCACGAATCGGATCTCTCCTCGGACTCCGAGGAGCGGCTGCTCGCCGTCTTCGGCTCCTCGCTGACCGCGGCCGACCACAAGATGCGGCTCGACCGCATGCTGCACGAGAACGAGCCGGCGACGGCACTGCGGGCGGCGCAGCGGCTCGGCGGCGGCCAGACGGCGCTGGCGCGAGCCTTCCTCGCGGTCGGCGGCCAGAAGCCGAACGGCGGCGCCCTGCTCGCCCAGGTGCCGGCCTCGCTGCACCGCGACCCCGCCTATCTCTTCGCGCGGGCCCAGTGGCTGCGGCGCGAGGACCGGGCGGCGGAGGCGGCGGCGATCCTCGTCTCGGCGCCGCGCGATCCGGCCGTGCTCGGCAAGGCGGAGGACTGGTGGGTCGAGCGCCGCGCCATGGTGCGCAAGCTGCTCGATGCGGGACAGGCGCGCACCGCCTATCAGGTGGCCGCCACCCATGCGGTGCGTTCGGGAGGCCACCGGGTCGACGCCGAGGCCCACGCCGGCTGGCTGGCGCTGCGCCATCTCAACGACCCCGCCACCGCCATCCGCCATTTCGAGGCGGCGCGGCAGGCGGCGACGACGCCGATGTCGCAGTCGCGGGCGTCCTACTGGCTCGGCCGGGCCCACGAGGCGGCGGGGCACCAGGGCCCCGCGCGCGCGCATTACGAGGCCGCCGCACGTCATGCGACGCATTACTACGGGCAGCTCGCGCGCGCGAAGCTCGGCCTCGCCGACCTGCCGATCCGCCGGCCGCAGAGCACCACGCCCGCGAGCGCCGCCTACGCGCACGCGCTGAGCCTGCTCTACCGCCTCGACGAACGCGACATGGCGCGCGCGATCCTCGCGGACCTCGGCATGCGCGCGAGCGATCACGGCACGCTCAACGCGGCCGCGGAGGTGGCGGCGCGCGCGCGTGACGCGCGCGGGGTCGTCACCCTCGGAAAACTCGCCAACAACCGCGGCCTGCCCTTCGACCTGCACGCCTTCCCGACCCACGGCATCCCGAACTATGCCCATGTCGGGCCGGAGGTCGACCGCGCGGTGGTCTATGCCATCGCCCGGCAGGAATCGACCTTCGACCACCGGGCGGTCAGCCACGCGGGCGCGCGCGGGCTCCTGCAGCTCATGCCCGCCACCGCGCGCGCGACCGCGCGCAGCCACGGCCTGCCCTTCGACCAGGGCCGGCTGACCAGCGACCCCGCCTACAATGCGCGCCTCGGCGCGGCGCATCTCGGCGAGCTGGTGGCCGAATTCAACGGCAGCTACATCCTCACCTTCGTCGCGTACAATGCCGGGCGATCGCGCGCCCGCGAGTGGATCCAGAAATACGGCGACCCGCGCGATCCCCGTGTCGATCCTGTGGATTGGGTCGAACGCATCCCCTTCACCGAGACCCGCAACTACGTGCAGCGCGTCATGGAGAACGTGCAGGTCTACCGCGCCCGCCTCGGCGGCGGCTCGGCCCTGCGCATCGAGGCGGACCTGAGGCGCGGCCGCCCGAACTGA
- the map gene encoding type I methionyl aminopeptidase, with amino-acid sequence MTISSETELAALKEIGRIVAETLAAMGKALEPGMTTAELDGIGRAALEAAGARPAPEMLYDFPGATCISVNEEIAHGIPGDRAIRAGDLVNIDVSAEKNGYFSDTGASFAVPPVTRQVERLCRDGRKALWAGLGAVGAGKPFAGIGQAVGDFARRRGYTLVRNLASHGVGASLHEEPTELATWPDASERRVMGNGMVFTVEPFLSFGAEMAEDGDDPWTLYALPRALTVQYEHTVVATPSGPMVLTLAGR; translated from the coding sequence ATGACCATTTCGAGCGAAACCGAGCTTGCCGCGCTGAAGGAGATCGGCCGCATCGTGGCCGAGACCCTGGCCGCCATGGGCAAGGCGCTGGAGCCCGGCATGACCACGGCCGAACTGGACGGGATCGGCCGCGCGGCTCTCGAGGCGGCGGGCGCCCGCCCCGCGCCCGAAATGCTCTACGACTTCCCCGGCGCCACCTGCATCAGCGTCAACGAGGAGATCGCCCACGGCATTCCCGGCGACCGCGCCATCCGGGCGGGCGACCTCGTCAACATCGACGTTTCCGCCGAGAAGAACGGCTATTTCTCCGACACCGGCGCCTCCTTCGCCGTGCCGCCGGTGACGCGGCAGGTCGAGCGCCTATGCCGGGACGGCCGCAAGGCGCTGTGGGCCGGGCTCGGGGCGGTGGGGGCCGGAAAACCCTTCGCCGGGATCGGCCAGGCCGTCGGCGATTTCGCCCGGCGGCGCGGCTACACGCTGGTGCGCAATCTCGCCAGCCACGGCGTCGGCGCCTCGCTGCACGAGGAGCCGACCGAACTCGCCACCTGGCCGGACGCCTCGGAGCGCCGCGTCATGGGCAACGGCATGGTCTTCACCGTGGAACCCTTCCTCTCCTTCGGCGCCGAAATGGCCGAGGACGGCGACGATCCCTGGACGCTCTACGCCCTGCCCCGCGCCCTCACCGTGCAATACGAGCACACGGTGGTCGCCACCCCGAGCGGGCCGATGGTGCTGACGCTGGCGGGGCGGTAG
- the dapA gene encoding 4-hydroxy-tetrahydrodipicolinate synthase, whose product MSSLFKGSLPALVTPFKDGKVDEKAFRAHVDWVITEGSHGIVPVGTTGESPTLTHDEHKRVVEWAIEEARGRVPVMAGAGSNNTAEAIDFSRHAEKAGAQGLLHVTPYYNKPSQEGLYRHFKAIAEATSLPIFIYNIPPRSVVEMSVETMARLAEIPNIVGVKDATMKLDRVSAQRQACGKDFIQLSGEDGTALAHMAHGGHGCISVTANVAPRLCAEFQNACLAGDYAKALEIQDKLFPLHQALFVEPNPAPSKAALAMLGRMADEVRLPMVAASEATRETLKKALVHAGLMN is encoded by the coding sequence ATGTCCAGCCTGTTCAAGGGATCGCTGCCTGCCCTCGTCACCCCGTTCAAGGACGGCAAGGTGGACGAGAAGGCGTTCCGCGCCCATGTCGACTGGGTCATCACCGAGGGCTCCCACGGCATCGTGCCGGTGGGCACCACCGGCGAGAGCCCGACGCTGACCCACGACGAGCACAAGCGCGTGGTGGAATGGGCGATCGAGGAGGCCCGCGGCCGCGTGCCGGTCATGGCGGGCGCCGGCTCCAACAACACCGCGGAGGCCATCGACTTCTCGCGCCACGCCGAGAAGGCGGGCGCGCAGGGCTTGCTGCACGTCACGCCCTATTACAACAAGCCGAGCCAGGAGGGGCTCTACCGGCACTTCAAGGCGATTGCGGAAGCCACGTCTCTGCCGATCTTCATCTACAACATCCCGCCGCGCTCGGTGGTGGAGATGAGCGTCGAGACCATGGCGCGCCTCGCCGAGATCCCGAACATCGTCGGCGTCAAGGATGCCACGATGAAGCTCGACCGCGTCTCGGCCCAGCGCCAGGCCTGCGGCAAGGACTTCATCCAGCTCTCCGGCGAGGACGGCACGGCGCTCGCCCACATGGCCCATGGCGGCCACGGCTGCATCTCGGTGACGGCGAACGTGGCGCCGCGGCTCTGCGCCGAGTTCCAGAACGCCTGCCTCGCCGGCGACTACGCCAAGGCACTGGAGATCCAGGACAAGCTGTTCCCGCTGCACCAGGCGCTCTTCGTCGAGCCGAACCCGGCCCCGTCCAAGGCGGCGCTGGCGATGCTCGGCCGCATGGCGGACGAGGTGCGCCTGCCCATGGTGGCGGCCTCCGAGGCGACCCGCGAGACGCTGAAGAAGGCGCTCGTCCATGCCGGCCTGATGAACTGA
- the smpB gene encoding SsrA-binding protein SmpB, translated as MAAKPDPKIKVIAENRRGRFDYEILDTFEAGLQLTGTEVKSLRAAKATIGESYAGPSGEEFFLFNCNIPEYLQANRFNHEPKRPRRLLLHKREIAKLTGAVQRDGLTVVPLKLYFNEQGRAKLQLALARGKKLHDKRETEKKRDWQRDQARIMRDRG; from the coding sequence ATGGCGGCCAAGCCGGACCCCAAGATCAAGGTCATCGCCGAGAACCGGCGCGGGCGCTTCGACTATGAGATCCTCGACACCTTCGAGGCCGGGCTCCAGCTGACCGGCACCGAGGTGAAGTCGCTGCGCGCCGCCAAGGCGACCATCGGCGAGAGCTATGCCGGGCCTTCGGGCGAGGAGTTCTTCCTCTTCAACTGCAACATTCCCGAATATCTGCAGGCCAACCGCTTCAACCACGAGCCGAAGCGGCCGCGCCGCCTGCTCCTGCACAAGCGCGAGATCGCCAAGCTGACCGGGGCGGTGCAGCGCGACGGCCTCACCGTCGTGCCGCTCAAGCTCTATTTCAACGAGCAGGGCCGGGCGAAGCTCCAGCTCGCGCTCGCCCGCGGCAAGAAGCTGCACGACAAGCGCGAGACCGAGAAGAAGCGCGACTGGCAGCGCGACCAGGCACGGATCATGCGGGACCGGGGGTAG